In the genome of Bradyrhizobium sp. CIAT3101, one region contains:
- a CDS encoding precorrin-2 C(20)-methyltransferase, with product MGRIICCGLGPGDPDLMSLRADRTVRGAKHVAYFRKKGRPGQARRIVEGMLATDVTEYPMEYPVTTELAFDSPDYVQLLAGFYDEWAERLARLARAVDVVVLCEGDPYFYGSFMHLHTRLQGRVEIEVIAGIPGMVGCWNGVGQPIALGDDVTTVLMGTLPEAELERRMRDSDALVIMKTGRNLAKVRRALASAGRLDDAWLVERGTMPGERVARLVEIDAADCPYFAIVLVHGKGRHPDAAE from the coding sequence ATGGGACGGATCATCTGCTGCGGTCTCGGCCCTGGCGATCCCGATCTGATGAGCTTGCGCGCCGATCGCACCGTGCGCGGCGCGAAGCACGTCGCCTATTTCCGCAAGAAGGGCCGGCCGGGTCAGGCGCGGCGCATCGTCGAGGGTATGCTGGCGACCGACGTCACCGAATATCCCATGGAATATCCGGTCACGACCGAGCTCGCTTTCGACAGCCCGGACTACGTCCAGCTGCTGGCCGGCTTTTACGACGAATGGGCCGAACGCCTCGCGCGACTGGCCCGCGCCGTCGATGTCGTCGTGCTCTGCGAAGGCGATCCCTATTTCTACGGCTCCTTCATGCATCTGCACACGCGCCTGCAAGGCCGCGTCGAGATCGAGGTGATCGCCGGTATTCCCGGCATGGTCGGCTGCTGGAACGGGGTGGGACAACCGATCGCGCTTGGCGACGACGTGACGACGGTGCTGATGGGCACGCTTCCCGAGGCCGAGCTCGAAAGGCGCATGCGCGATTCCGACGCGCTCGTGATCATGAAGACCGGCCGCAATCTCGCAAAGGTGCGCCGCGCGCTCGCGTCCGCCGGCCGGCTCGATGATGCCTGGCTGGTCGAGCGCGGCACCATGCCGGGCGAACGCGTCGCGCGGCTCGTCGAGATCGATGCCGCCGATTGTCCGTACTTCGCGATCGTTCTCGTGCACGGCAAAGGCCGGCATCCGGACGCTGCCGAATGA
- the cobJ gene encoding precorrin-3B C(17)-methyltransferase — protein MTGTLTIAGLGPGSDALVTPEVSAALAAATDILGYAPYVARVPPRPGLSLHPSDNREELQRAAEALRLAAAGGQVVVVSSGDPGVFAMASAVFEALEQAPQYRELPIRVLPGITAMLAAAARAGAPLGHDFCAINLSDNLKPWALIEQRLRLAAEADFSIALYNPRSASRAEGFGRALAVLKEAGCGERLVIFARAISAADETIVTVTLNDATPEMADMRTLVIVGNSQTRRVGRWVYAPRRSP, from the coding sequence ATGACGGGAACGCTGACCATTGCGGGCCTCGGGCCGGGCAGTGATGCACTGGTGACGCCGGAGGTTTCCGCCGCGCTCGCCGCCGCGACGGATATTCTGGGTTACGCGCCCTATGTCGCGCGCGTTCCGCCGCGCCCCGGGCTCTCCCTACATCCGTCCGACAACCGCGAAGAGCTGCAGCGGGCGGCCGAGGCTCTGCGGCTTGCCGCCGCAGGCGGACAAGTCGTCGTCGTGTCCTCCGGCGACCCCGGCGTCTTTGCGATGGCCTCCGCCGTGTTCGAAGCGCTCGAGCAGGCGCCGCAATATCGGGAGCTGCCGATCCGTGTGCTGCCGGGGATCACCGCGATGCTGGCCGCGGCCGCGCGCGCCGGTGCGCCGCTCGGTCACGATTTCTGCGCGATCAATCTCTCCGACAATCTCAAGCCATGGGCCTTGATCGAGCAGCGCCTGCGGCTTGCCGCCGAAGCTGATTTTTCGATTGCGCTGTACAATCCTCGCTCGGCGAGCCGGGCGGAAGGATTTGGCCGCGCGCTCGCGGTGTTGAAGGAGGCCGGCTGCGGCGAGCGGCTGGTGATCTTCGCACGCGCGATCAGCGCAGCCGACGAGACCATCGTGACCGTGACGCTGAACGACGCAACGCCCGAGATGGCCGACATGCGCACGCTCGTCATCGTCGGAAATTCGCAGACGCGCCGTGTCGGGCGTTGGGTCTATGCGCCGAGGCGGTCGCCATGA
- a CDS encoding cobyric acid synthase yields MARALMIQGAGSDVGKSLIVAGLARAFTRRGLRVLPFKPQNMSNNAAVTVDGGEIGRAQALQALAAGVEPHTDMNPVLLKPETDVGAQVVVHGKRIATARAREYAAMKPSLMGAVLESFERLKARADLVLVEGAGSPAEVNLRKADIANMGFARKADVPVVLVGDIDRGGVIAQLVGIRTVIDPDDAAMIQGFVINKFRGDPALFDDGYKLIAQKTAWRGFGVLPWFPRAGELPAEDALGLSDARKPGQCKIACLALSRIANFDDLDPLKLEPGVDLVMVRPGEAIPGDVRLVIIPGSKSTRGDLAFLRAQGWDIDLLAHHRRGGHVLGLCGGYQMLGRSVADPDGIEGPAGDTPGLGLLDVQTVMSPQKTLTRVAAVHAATDQPIQAYEIHIGRTDGTDRARPFAKLNGEPEGAISRDGRVQGSYLHGLFTSDEFRRAYLAQLDIPVGNEPYHARVESALDALADHIEQHLDVEGLLALAR; encoded by the coding sequence ATGGCACGCGCATTGATGATCCAGGGGGCCGGCTCGGACGTGGGCAAATCGCTCATCGTCGCCGGCCTCGCGCGCGCGTTCACGCGACGCGGCCTGCGCGTGCTCCCGTTCAAGCCGCAGAACATGTCGAACAATGCCGCCGTCACCGTCGATGGCGGCGAAATCGGCCGTGCGCAGGCGCTGCAGGCGCTCGCCGCAGGCGTCGAGCCGCACACCGACATGAACCCGGTGCTGCTGAAACCCGAGACCGATGTCGGCGCACAGGTCGTCGTGCATGGCAAGCGCATCGCGACCGCACGTGCGCGCGAATATGCGGCGATGAAGCCGTCACTCATGGGCGCGGTCCTGGAGAGTTTCGAGCGCCTGAAGGCGCGCGCCGATCTGGTGCTGGTCGAAGGCGCCGGCAGTCCGGCTGAAGTGAATCTGCGCAAGGCCGACATCGCCAATATGGGCTTTGCCCGCAAGGCGGACGTCCCCGTCGTGCTGGTCGGCGACATCGATCGCGGCGGCGTCATCGCGCAACTCGTCGGCATCAGGACGGTGATCGACCCCGATGATGCCGCGATGATCCAGGGGTTTGTCATCAACAAATTCCGTGGCGATCCCGCGCTGTTCGACGATGGCTACAAGCTGATCGCGCAGAAGACCGCATGGCGCGGCTTCGGCGTGCTGCCCTGGTTTCCGCGCGCCGGCGAGCTGCCGGCCGAGGATGCGCTCGGCCTGAGCGACGCGCGCAAGCCCGGACAATGCAAGATCGCCTGCCTCGCGCTGTCGCGGATCGCCAATTTCGACGACCTCGATCCGCTCAAGCTCGAGCCGGGCGTGGATCTCGTGATGGTGCGTCCGGGCGAAGCGATTCCCGGCGACGTCAGGCTCGTCATCATCCCCGGCTCAAAATCCACCCGCGGCGATCTTGCCTTCCTGCGCGCGCAGGGATGGGACATAGATCTGCTCGCGCATCACCGCAGGGGCGGCCACGTGCTCGGCCTCTGCGGCGGGTACCAGATGCTCGGACGCAGCGTCGCCGATCCTGATGGCATTGAAGGGCCCGCGGGCGACACGCCGGGCCTCGGCCTTCTGGATGTCCAGACGGTGATGAGCCCGCAGAAGACGCTGACGCGTGTCGCGGCCGTGCATGCGGCGACGGATCAGCCGATCCAGGCCTACGAAATCCACATCGGTCGCACCGACGGGACCGATCGCGCACGGCCATTCGCCAAACTGAACGGCGAGCCGGAAGGCGCGATCTCGCGCGATGGGCGCGTGCAAGGCAGCTATCTGCACGGCCTGTTCACATCGGATGAGTTTCGCAGGGCGTACCTCGCGCAGCTCGACATTCCCGTGGGCAACGAGCCGTACCACGCCAGGGTCGAGAGCGCGCTCGATGCGCTGGCCGATCACATCGAGCAGCATCTCGACGTCGAAGGCCTGCTCGCGCTAGCGCGCTAG
- the cobW gene encoding cobalamin biosynthesis protein CobW, translating to MNSLAKVPVTVVTGFLGSGKTTLIQHLLSNPNGKKLAVLVNEFGSEGVDGEILKSCADANCPEENIVELANGCICCTVADDFIPTMEKLLARPVRPDHILIETSGLALPKPLLKAFDWPEIRSRITVDGVIALADAEAVAAGRFAPDPVAVEAQRAADENLDHETPLSEVFEDQIACADIVLLTKADLAGSAGIEAAKALITAEMPRRVPMLPITDGAIDARVILGLGAAAENDLAARPSHHDGEEEHEHDDFASVVIDLPEVTDVDALVASVQKLAREQNVLRAKGYIAVAGKPMRLLLQAVGERVRHQFDKPWGAGGRQSKLVVIGEHGDIDEAAIKAGLGV from the coding sequence ATGAATTCGCTCGCAAAAGTCCCTGTGACGGTCGTCACCGGTTTTCTCGGCTCTGGCAAGACCACGCTGATCCAGCATCTGCTCAGCAATCCCAACGGCAAGAAGCTCGCGGTGCTCGTCAACGAGTTCGGCAGCGAGGGCGTCGACGGCGAGATCCTGAAGTCCTGCGCCGATGCGAACTGCCCGGAGGAGAACATCGTCGAGCTCGCAAACGGCTGCATCTGCTGCACCGTCGCCGACGACTTCATTCCGACCATGGAGAAGCTGCTGGCGCGGCCGGTGAGGCCCGATCACATCCTGATCGAGACCTCGGGGCTGGCTCTGCCGAAGCCGCTGCTGAAGGCGTTCGACTGGCCGGAGATCCGCTCGCGGATCACGGTCGACGGCGTGATCGCACTGGCCGATGCCGAGGCTGTCGCCGCCGGTCGCTTCGCGCCGGATCCGGTTGCTGTCGAAGCACAGCGCGCGGCCGACGAAAATCTCGATCACGAGACGCCGCTGTCGGAGGTGTTCGAAGACCAGATCGCCTGTGCCGATATCGTGCTGCTGACCAAGGCCGATCTGGCCGGCAGCGCCGGCATCGAGGCCGCCAAGGCGCTGATTACCGCCGAGATGCCGCGCCGCGTGCCGATGCTGCCCATCACCGACGGCGCGATCGACGCGCGCGTCATTCTTGGTCTCGGCGCCGCCGCCGAGAACGATCTCGCCGCGCGCCCCTCGCACCATGACGGCGAGGAAGAGCACGAGCACGACGATTTTGCTTCGGTCGTGATTGATCTGCCTGAAGTGACTGACGTCGATGCGCTGGTCGCATCCGTCCAGAAGCTGGCCCGCGAGCAGAACGTGCTGCGCGCCAAGGGCTACATCGCAGTGGCGGGCAAGCCGATGCGCCTGCTGCTGCAGGCGGTCGGCGAGCGCGTGCGCCACCAGTTCGACAAGCCCTGGGGCGCGGGCGGCAGGCAATCGAAGCTCGTCGTGATCGGCGAGCACGGCGATATCGATGAGGCCGCGATCAAGGCGGGATTGGGAGTCTGA
- a CDS encoding precorrin-8X methylmutase, with protein MPHTYETDGAAIYRQSFATIRAEADLARFAPDEEQVVVRMIHAAGMVGLETYIRFTPGMATAARAALQKGAPILCDARMVSEGITRARLPAANAVICTLGDETVPALAQSMRNTRSAAALELWRPHLHGAIVAIGNAPTALFHLLNMLEDRDCPRPAAIIGCPVGFVGAAESKAALMADPPVPALTVEGRLGGSAITVAAVNALASRSE; from the coding sequence ATGCCGCACACATATGAGACCGACGGCGCGGCGATCTACCGGCAATCCTTCGCGACCATCAGGGCCGAGGCCGATCTGGCGCGCTTCGCGCCTGATGAGGAGCAGGTCGTGGTGCGGATGATCCATGCCGCCGGCATGGTTGGCCTGGAGACGTACATCCGCTTCACGCCGGGGATGGCCACCGCCGCGCGCGCGGCGTTGCAGAAGGGCGCGCCGATCCTGTGCGATGCGCGCATGGTCTCGGAGGGAATTACGCGCGCGCGGTTGCCCGCGGCCAACGCCGTCATCTGCACGCTTGGTGACGAGACCGTTCCCGCGCTGGCGCAGTCCATGCGCAACACGCGTTCGGCCGCGGCGCTGGAGCTGTGGCGGCCGCATCTCCACGGTGCGATCGTCGCGATCGGCAATGCGCCGACGGCGCTGTTTCATCTGCTCAACATGCTCGAGGACCGCGACTGTCCGCGGCCCGCGGCGATCATCGGCTGCCCCGTCGGTTTCGTCGGTGCGGCCGAATCCAAGGCTGCGCTGATGGCCGATCCGCCGGTGCCGGCACTGACGGTCGAAGGCCGCCTCGGCGGCTCCGCGATTACGGTCGCCGCCGTGAACGCGCTCGCAAGCCGGAGCGAATAG
- a CDS encoding DUF1636 domain-containing protein, translating to MTVTLHVCITCRAGQTLGEGEVTPGKRLHGAILEAGVPDGVNVVPVECLSACSQGCSVALSAPGRWSYVYGRLSDANAQDVVAGAVAYAAAPDGLVPWRSRPEIFRKQSLARIPPIAVLPEAAE from the coding sequence ATGACCGTCACACTGCATGTCTGCATCACCTGCCGCGCCGGCCAGACGCTTGGCGAGGGCGAGGTTACGCCCGGCAAGCGTCTGCATGGTGCGATCCTCGAGGCCGGCGTGCCCGACGGTGTCAATGTGGTTCCCGTCGAATGCCTGTCTGCATGCAGCCAGGGCTGCTCGGTCGCGCTGAGCGCGCCCGGCCGCTGGTCCTATGTCTATGGCCGGCTGTCGGATGCCAACGCGCAGGACGTGGTCGCGGGCGCTGTCGCCTATGCCGCCGCGCCCGACGGCCTCGTGCCCTGGCGCAGTCGGCCGGAAATCTTTCGCAAGCAGTCGCTTGCCCGCATTCCCCCCATTGCCGTGTTGCCGGAGGCCGCCGAATGA
- the cobN gene encoding cobaltochelatase subunit CobN, translating into MHVVFRESRGLEETATPRDIGQDPADLVVLSYSDSDLAAFAAGWRRGRNSLPSLRLANLAELRHPLSVDTYVERTLSQARGILVRLIGGESYWPYGLAALQQLARDRNIVLAVLPADGRDDTRLDAYSTLPVSTLRRLKVLCDTGGPVAAQAAIAQLALASGLYAGPVVGEMNVPEMGFYDPARGVIAAPLTGEGKPRALVTFYRSYLTAADTGPVDALIAALREKGFDAHGVFVTSLKAAGVADWLRDHLAKNPPAAIVNATAFSAMGDDGTTPFDAASCPVFQVALSSARREDWAESLRGLSPGDLAMHVVLPEVDGRLFAGVVSFKSAAARDPDLQFSHLAHQPDEERVNAIAARVAAWRRLAETPAAEKRLAIVLSNYPGRPHQIAHAVGLDALASVEAMVADLAEAGFDVAPVRALGETLLNQHLSWSVAAYRAMLARLPQGLQDDLAQAWGAPESDPSCRDGAFHFAAIACGQSIFAVQAERGDATTRDSDYHDLARTPRHAYVAFYLWLRGQGCDAVVHMGAHGTLEWLPGKSVALSASCWPEALIGDLPVIYPFIVNDPGEAAQAKRRIGAVTIGHLPPPLAQSAVPEGLRRLERLLDEYSTADGLDPARRQRLIAAIREEARAAGLEDDLGLDASAAPAEAIPRIDRFVCDLKESQFGDGLHVFGRGDCGDAERDALLAALGGQRVAPGPSGAPYRGRHDVLPTGRNLFAVDPRAVPTPPAHAQGIKLAEELLRRHLQDHGDWPKGLVVDLWGSATMRTAGEEFAMALHLAGLAPRWDHASGRVTGYDIIAPAELGRPRIDVTLRVSGLFRDVFAGLAQLFGAATEALASREEEGEENPYRHRASRVFAPRPGQYGVGLSAIPDAFTPETRDAAGEAWLSASSWAFSADGEIKPDRAGIEQRLASADAFVHVQDLPETDLLLAADYAAHEAGIAAAAAHLGAAGPSLYHLDTTRPEQPHARTLTEEISRVVRARAANPAWIAGMMRHGFRGAAEITATLEHMAAFAHLAGAVPPHLFDLYYDATLGDAEIRAFMARENPAALAAMETCFTRLHEASLWRTRRNSIAAALKEAS; encoded by the coding sequence ATGCACGTCGTCTTCCGCGAGAGCCGCGGTCTGGAAGAGACCGCGACGCCAAGGGACATCGGCCAGGACCCGGCCGATCTCGTGGTGCTCTCGTACTCGGATTCCGATCTGGCGGCGTTTGCGGCCGGCTGGCGGCGCGGCCGCAACAGCCTGCCGTCGCTGCGCCTGGCGAACCTCGCGGAGCTCCGTCATCCCCTCTCGGTCGATACCTATGTCGAGCGCACGCTGTCGCAGGCGCGCGGCATTCTGGTGCGGCTGATCGGCGGTGAGTCCTATTGGCCCTATGGCCTCGCGGCGCTCCAGCAGCTGGCAAGAGATCGCAACATCGTGCTCGCCGTGCTGCCGGCCGATGGTCGCGACGACACGCGGCTCGATGCGTACTCCACCTTGCCGGTCTCGACGCTGCGCCGGCTGAAAGTGCTCTGCGACACCGGTGGTCCCGTTGCGGCGCAAGCCGCGATCGCGCAGCTCGCGCTGGCCTCGGGTCTCTATGCCGGGCCCGTCGTCGGCGAGATGAACGTGCCCGAGATGGGTTTCTACGATCCCGCACGTGGCGTGATCGCCGCGCCGTTGACGGGCGAAGGAAAGCCGCGCGCGCTGGTGACGTTCTATCGCTCCTATCTCACCGCCGCGGACACCGGCCCGGTCGATGCACTGATCGCTGCTCTGCGCGAGAAGGGCTTTGACGCGCACGGCGTGTTCGTGACCTCGCTGAAGGCTGCGGGCGTCGCAGATTGGTTGCGGGACCATCTCGCCAAGAATCCTCCGGCTGCGATCGTCAATGCGACGGCGTTCTCGGCGATGGGCGACGACGGCACGACGCCGTTCGATGCCGCGTCATGTCCGGTGTTCCAGGTCGCGCTCTCATCGGCGCGCCGTGAGGATTGGGCGGAGTCGCTGCGCGGCCTGTCGCCCGGTGACCTCGCGATGCATGTGGTTCTGCCCGAGGTCGACGGCCGGCTGTTCGCGGGCGTGGTGAGTTTCAAATCGGCTGCCGCGCGCGATCCGGATCTGCAGTTCTCGCATCTGGCGCATCAGCCGGACGAGGAGCGCGTGAATGCCATCGCCGCCCGCGTTGCGGCCTGGCGGCGGCTTGCGGAGACACCGGCCGCCGAGAAGCGGCTGGCCATTGTGCTCTCGAACTATCCCGGACGTCCGCACCAGATCGCGCATGCGGTCGGTCTCGACGCGCTTGCCTCGGTCGAGGCGATGGTGGCCGATCTCGCTGAGGCCGGCTTCGATGTCGCGCCGGTCCGTGCGCTGGGCGAGACGTTGCTGAACCAGCATCTGAGCTGGAGCGTCGCCGCGTACCGCGCGATGCTCGCGCGTCTTCCTCAGGGCCTGCAGGACGATCTCGCGCAAGCGTGGGGCGCGCCGGAGAGCGATCCGAGCTGCCGCGATGGCGCATTCCACTTCGCCGCGATTGCCTGCGGCCAATCGATCTTCGCGGTCCAAGCCGAGCGCGGCGATGCGACGACACGCGATTCCGACTACCACGATCTCGCCCGCACGCCGCGTCATGCCTATGTCGCGTTCTATCTTTGGCTCCGCGGGCAGGGGTGTGATGCCGTCGTGCACATGGGGGCGCACGGCACGCTGGAATGGCTGCCGGGAAAATCCGTGGCGCTGTCCGCAAGCTGCTGGCCGGAAGCGCTGATCGGCGATCTGCCCGTCATCTATCCCTTCATCGTCAACGATCCCGGTGAGGCCGCGCAGGCCAAGCGGCGCATCGGCGCCGTCACCATCGGCCATCTGCCGCCGCCGCTCGCGCAATCCGCGGTGCCGGAAGGCCTGCGTCGGCTGGAACGCCTGCTCGACGAGTATTCGACCGCCGATGGTCTCGATCCCGCCCGTCGCCAGCGCCTGATCGCCGCGATCCGCGAGGAGGCGCGCGCAGCCGGCCTCGAAGACGATCTCGGGCTTGATGCCTCGGCGGCTCCGGCCGAAGCGATCCCGCGGATCGACCGCTTCGTTTGCGATCTCAAGGAAAGCCAGTTCGGCGACGGTCTGCATGTGTTCGGTCGCGGTGACTGCGGCGACGCCGAGCGGGACGCATTGCTTGCCGCGCTTGGGGGGCAGCGCGTTGCGCCCGGCCCATCTGGCGCGCCCTATCGCGGGCGTCATGACGTGCTGCCGACGGGACGCAATCTCTTTGCCGTCGATCCGCGCGCCGTGCCGACGCCGCCGGCGCATGCACAGGGGATAAAACTCGCCGAAGAGCTGTTGCGCCGCCATCTGCAGGATCACGGCGATTGGCCGAAGGGCCTCGTGGTCGATCTCTGGGGCTCCGCGACCATGCGGACCGCAGGCGAAGAATTCGCGATGGCGCTGCATCTCGCCGGTCTCGCGCCGCGCTGGGATCACGCCTCCGGCCGCGTCACCGGCTACGACATCATCGCGCCGGCCGAACTCGGCCGTCCTCGCATCGACGTTACGCTGCGCGTGTCAGGCCTGTTCCGCGATGTCTTCGCAGGCCTTGCGCAATTGTTCGGAGCCGCCACCGAAGCGCTGGCATCGCGCGAGGAGGAGGGCGAGGAAAATCCCTATCGCCACCGCGCCTCCCGCGTGTTCGCGCCGCGGCCCGGGCAATACGGCGTCGGCCTCTCGGCGATCCCCGATGCGTTCACGCCCGAGACGCGCGATGCCGCCGGCGAGGCCTGGCTGTCGGCATCGTCGTGGGCGTTCTCGGCCGATGGGGAGATCAAGCCCGATCGCGCCGGCATCGAGCAGCGGCTCGCATCCGCCGATGCGTTCGTTCACGTGCAGGATCTGCCGGAAACCGATCTGCTGCTCGCCGCCGACTATGCCGCGCATGAAGCAGGCATCGCGGCTGCTGCTGCCCATCTCGGTGCTGCCGGACCATCGCTCTATCATCTCGATACGACCCGCCCTGAGCAGCCGCATGCGCGCACGCTGACGGAAGAAATCTCGCGCGTGGTCCGTGCGCGCGCCGCCAACCCGGCCTGGATCGCCGGCATGATGCGCCACGGCTTTCGCGGCGCCGCCGAAATCACCGCAACGCTGGAGCACATGGCCGCCTTCGCCCATCTCGCCGGCGCGGTGCCGCCGCATCTGTTCGATCTCTACTATGACGCGACGCTCGGCGATGCCGAAATCCGTGCCTTCATGGCGCGCGAAAATCCGGCGGCGCTGGCCGCGATGGAGACCTGCTTTACGCGCCTGCATGAGGCCTCGCTCTGGCGAACGCGCCGCAACTCGATTGCGGCTGCGCTGAAGGAGGCGTCATGA
- the cobG gene encoding precorrin-3B synthase, with translation MSAASVKGWCPGALRPMQSGDGLVVRVRPFGGRIDAAQAAGLAHLAERHGNGLIDVTSRANLQIRGVSESSHRLLLDGLAQLTLLDPDADTESRRNILVTPFWRDGDETQALAAELEEALADSMLELPTKFGFAIDDGKSRVLAGNSADVRIERDAVGRLLVRPDGARFGRSVARGEAVATALAVARWFVASGVRDGRGRMATHLAAGAKLPEVLRGEAEPAPIMAAVRPGLYPQGAMVGVAFGQMPHATLNQLSGCGHALRMTPWRMVLSEGERTMPSASGLITEAYDPALRVIACSGAPRCREAHADTRALAAALAPNIGAASRLHVSGCAKGCAHSGAAAITLVATGAGFDLVRGGSTRDEPILRGLDRDDIVRDPSILMGGH, from the coding sequence ATGAGCGCGGCTTCGGTGAAGGGCTGGTGTCCCGGCGCGCTGCGGCCGATGCAATCGGGCGACGGGCTCGTGGTCCGCGTGCGCCCGTTCGGCGGCCGGATCGATGCGGCACAGGCCGCCGGGCTTGCGCATCTTGCCGAGCGCCACGGCAATGGTCTGATCGACGTGACCAGCCGCGCCAATCTCCAGATCAGGGGCGTCAGCGAGAGCAGCCACCGGCTGCTGCTTGATGGTCTGGCGCAACTGACGCTGCTGGACCCTGACGCCGACACCGAATCCCGGCGCAACATCCTGGTCACGCCGTTCTGGCGCGACGGCGACGAGACCCAGGCACTTGCGGCCGAGCTCGAAGAAGCGTTGGCAGACTCGATGCTCGAGCTGCCGACGAAATTCGGCTTCGCCATCGATGACGGCAAGTCGCGCGTGCTCGCCGGCAATTCCGCTGACGTGCGGATCGAGCGTGACGCCGTCGGCCGCCTCCTTGTGCGCCCGGACGGCGCCAGGTTCGGCCGCAGCGTTGCACGTGGCGAGGCCGTGGCGACCGCGCTTGCTGTTGCACGCTGGTTCGTCGCGTCCGGCGTCAGGGATGGACGAGGGCGGATGGCAACGCATCTTGCGGCCGGCGCGAAATTGCCCGAAGTGCTGCGTGGTGAGGCGGAGCCTGCGCCCATCATGGCAGCCGTGCGTCCCGGCCTTTATCCGCAAGGGGCCATGGTCGGCGTTGCCTTCGGGCAGATGCCACATGCGACGCTCAATCAGCTTTCCGGCTGCGGGCACGCGCTGCGGATGACGCCGTGGCGGATGGTCCTGAGCGAGGGCGAGCGGACGATGCCGTCCGCGTCCGGCCTGATCACGGAGGCCTACGATCCGGCGCTGCGCGTCATCGCCTGCAGCGGCGCGCCGCGTTGCCGCGAGGCGCATGCCGACACCCGCGCGCTTGCCGCGGCGCTGGCGCCGAACATCGGCGCAGCCTCGCGGCTTCACGTCTCGGGCTGCGCCAAGGGCTGCGCCCATTCCGGTGCAGCCGCGATCACGCTGGTCGCGACGGGCGCAGGATTCGATCTCGTGCGCGGCGGGTCGACGCGCGATGAGCCGATCCTGCGCGGGCTCGACCGTGACGACATCGTTCGCGATCCCTCCATCCTGATGGGAGGGCACTGA
- the cobO gene encoding cob(I)yrinic acid a,c-diamide adenosyltransferase, translating to MKPEPDTQTAEETDAKHAAKMARIKVARDKIMATKSGEKGLVIVHTGAGKGKSSSAFGMIVRCVAHGFPCAVVQFIKGAWDTGERRLLTGHFGELCQFHAMGEGFTWETQDRARDIAAARAGWEKAKELILDANLRMVVLDEINIALRYDYLDIAEVVDFLKTSKPPMTHVVLTGRNAKDELIEIADLVTEMTLVKHPFRSGIKAQAGVEF from the coding sequence ATGAAGCCTGAGCCGGACACCCAGACGGCCGAGGAAACCGACGCCAAGCACGCCGCGAAAATGGCGAGAATCAAGGTCGCCCGCGACAAGATCATGGCGACCAAGAGCGGCGAAAAGGGCCTCGTCATCGTCCACACCGGCGCCGGCAAGGGCAAGTCCTCCTCCGCGTTCGGCATGATCGTCCGTTGCGTCGCCCATGGCTTTCCCTGCGCGGTCGTGCAGTTCATCAAGGGCGCCTGGGACACTGGCGAGCGGCGCCTGCTGACCGGGCATTTCGGCGAGCTCTGCCAGTTCCACGCCATGGGCGAAGGCTTCACCTGGGAGACGCAGGACCGCGCCCGCGACATCGCGGCGGCGCGCGCCGGCTGGGAGAAGGCCAAGGAGCTGATCCTCGATGCCAATCTGCGCATGGTCGTGCTCGACGAGATCAACATCGCGCTGCGCTATGACTATCTCGACATCGCGGAGGTCGTCGACTTCCTGAAGACCTCGAAGCCGCCGATGACGCATGTCGTGCTCACCGGGCGCAACGCCAAGGACGAGCTGATCGAGATCGCCGATCTCGTCACCGAGATGACGCTGGTGAAACATCCGTTCCGCTCGGGCATCAAGGCGCAGGCCGGCGTCGAGTTCTGA